The Devosia sp. YIM 151766 genome includes a region encoding these proteins:
- the ubiG gene encoding bifunctional 2-polyprenyl-6-hydroxyphenol methylase/3-demethylubiquinol 3-O-methyltransferase UbiG: protein MTQTTVNDAEIAKFTAMAEEWWDPKGKFKPLHKFNPVRLAYIRDHLVRHFGRDGNAIRPFEGLTILDVGCGGGLLCEPLTRLGATLVGIDAAERNIAIASIHAEQSGLDIEYRATTSEALVAAGEKFDVVLNMEVVEHVDNVPLYMKSCADLVAPGGLMFTATINRTARAWALAVVGAEYVLRWLPRGTHDWNKFLTPEEISAQLRRNGLAVIDQTGVTFNPLADEWRTAPDMGINYMVLAARPQA, encoded by the coding sequence ATGACCCAGACCACCGTCAACGATGCCGAGATCGCCAAGTTCACCGCCATGGCCGAGGAATGGTGGGATCCCAAGGGCAAGTTCAAGCCGCTGCACAAGTTCAATCCGGTGCGGCTGGCCTATATCCGCGATCATCTCGTTCGCCATTTCGGCCGCGACGGCAATGCCATCCGGCCCTTCGAGGGCCTGACCATCCTCGATGTGGGCTGCGGGGGCGGATTGCTCTGCGAACCGCTGACCCGGCTGGGCGCCACGCTTGTGGGGATCGATGCGGCGGAGCGCAATATCGCCATTGCCAGCATTCATGCCGAACAATCCGGTCTCGACATCGAATATCGCGCCACGACCAGCGAGGCCCTGGTGGCGGCGGGTGAGAAATTCGATGTGGTGCTCAACATGGAAGTGGTCGAGCATGTCGACAATGTTCCGCTCTATATGAAAAGCTGCGCCGACCTCGTCGCGCCGGGCGGGCTGATGTTCACGGCCACGATCAATCGCACCGCCCGTGCCTGGGCCCTGGCGGTCGTCGGCGCCGAATATGTGCTGCGCTGGCTGCCGCGCGGCACCCACGACTGGAACAAATTCCTCACCCCCGAAGAGATCAGCGCGCAATTGCGCCGCAATGGCCTCGCCGTCATCGATCAGACCGGCGTAACATTCAATCCACTGGCCGACGAATGGCGTACCGCCCCGGATATGGGGATCAATTACATGGTGTTGGCAGCGCGGCCACAAGCCTGA
- a CDS encoding aspartate kinase, with amino-acid sequence MARIVVKFGGTSVANIERIRIAARHIKREVEAGNEVAVVVSAMSGKTNELVGWVNEASKFHDAREYDAVVASGEQVTAGLMALVLSDMGIQSRSYSGWQVPIHTDDSHGAARIVGIDPTELDDRMSNGWVPVITGFQGISPNNRVTTLGRGGSDTSAVAVAAAVGAERCDIYTDVDGVYTTDPRIVPKAQRMTKISFEEMLEMASLGAKVLMIRAVEMAMAHKVRLTVRSSFDDPDAPQIAPDGSPGIPGTLVCDEDEIMEKQIVSGVTLAKAEAKITLRKVKDSPGVAAAIFGTLADKGIIVDMIVQNIADDGATTDITFTVPDNEYDKAVKALEDNGGRFEYARLSGSKGGAKVSVVGVGMRSHAGVASSMFKALADKGINIQLITTSEIKTSVLIDEEYAELAVRALHTYYGLDKKDA; translated from the coding sequence GTGGCCCGTATCGTCGTCAAGTTCGGTGGCACTTCAGTCGCCAATATCGAGCGTATCCGCATCGCCGCACGCCATATCAAGCGCGAGGTCGAGGCCGGCAATGAAGTTGCCGTGGTCGTCTCGGCCATGTCGGGCAAGACCAATGAACTGGTCGGCTGGGTCAATGAAGCCAGCAAATTCCACGACGCCCGCGAATATGACGCGGTGGTCGCCTCCGGCGAGCAGGTAACGGCCGGCCTCATGGCCCTGGTGCTCAGCGATATGGGCATCCAGTCCCGCTCCTATTCCGGCTGGCAGGTGCCGATCCATACCGACGATTCCCATGGCGCCGCCCGTATCGTCGGGATCGATCCCACCGAGCTCGACGACCGGATGAGCAATGGCTGGGTGCCGGTCATTACCGGGTTCCAGGGCATTTCCCCCAATAACCGCGTCACCACTTTGGGCCGGGGCGGCTCGGACACGTCCGCCGTGGCGGTGGCCGCTGCGGTGGGGGCGGAGCGCTGCGACATCTATACCGATGTGGACGGCGTCTACACGACCGATCCGCGCATCGTTCCCAAGGCGCAGCGCATGACCAAGATTTCCTTCGAGGAAATGTTGGAAATGGCGTCGCTGGGTGCCAAGGTGCTGATGATCCGCGCCGTCGAGATGGCCATGGCCCACAAGGTGCGCCTGACCGTCCGTTCCAGTTTCGATGACCCGGATGCGCCCCAGATTGCGCCCGATGGCTCGCCGGGAATTCCGGGTACGCTCGTTTGCGATGAGGATGAGATCATGGAAAAGCAGATCGTTTCGGGCGTGACGCTCGCCAAGGCCGAGGCCAAGATCACCCTGCGCAAGGTCAAGGACAGCCCCGGCGTCGCTGCCGCCATTTTCGGCACGCTCGCCGACAAGGGCATCATTGTGGACATGATCGTTCAGAACATTGCCGATGATGGCGCGACGACCGACATCACCTTCACCGTGCCGGACAACGAATATGACAAGGCGGTCAAGGCGCTGGAAGACAATGGCGGGCGCTTCGAATATGCCAGGCTTTCCGGCTCCAAGGGCGGCGCCAAGGTGTCGGTTGTGGGCGTGGGCATGCGCAGCCATGCCGGGGTCGCCTCCTCGATGTTCAAGGCGCTGGCCGACAAGGGCATCAACATTCAGTTGATCACCACCTCGGAAATCAAGACCTCCGTGCTGATCGACGAGGAATATGCCGAGCTTGCGGTCCGGGCTTTGCACACCTATTACGGTTTGGACAAAAAGGACGCCTGA